Proteins from a single region of Streptomyces glaucescens:
- a CDS encoding mechanosensitive ion channel family protein: MSLSAVPLAAGPSPSPSPSQTTAPKVPTLQDAQQSASNAAGWVEENWSTWLAIGLQVLLIAVIAVVLRMAVRRAITKLIDRMNRTAQAVDGTAIGGLLVNVERRRQRSQAIGSVLRSVASFVILGTAALMILGTFRINLAPLLASAGVAGVAIGFGARNLVTDFLSGVFMILEDQYGVGDQIDVGVASGEVIEVGLRVTKLRGDNGEIWYVRNGEVKRVGNLSQGWATAGVDVTVRPSEDLDHVKAVLSQVGETMGKEEPWNEMLWGPVEILGLDSLLLDSMVVRLSAKTMPGKSLTIERELRWRIKRAFDAEGIRIVGGLPAQPDGEAESDPTAGMAPPSAYASTTSPQSAAASPLTPPSTAK, encoded by the coding sequence GTGTCCCTGTCCGCCGTCCCACTGGCCGCCGGCCCCTCGCCGTCGCCGTCCCCCTCGCAGACGACGGCCCCGAAGGTGCCCACGCTCCAGGACGCCCAGCAGAGCGCGAGCAACGCCGCCGGCTGGGTCGAGGAGAACTGGTCCACGTGGCTCGCGATCGGCCTGCAGGTGCTGCTGATCGCGGTGATCGCGGTAGTGCTGAGAATGGCCGTGCGGCGGGCGATCACCAAGCTGATAGACCGGATGAACCGCACCGCGCAGGCGGTCGACGGCACCGCGATCGGCGGCCTGCTGGTGAACGTCGAGCGCCGTCGGCAGCGGTCGCAGGCGATCGGCTCGGTACTGCGTTCGGTGGCGAGCTTCGTGATCCTCGGCACCGCGGCCCTGATGATCCTCGGCACCTTCCGGATCAACCTCGCGCCACTGCTGGCGTCGGCGGGTGTCGCGGGTGTGGCGATCGGTTTCGGCGCCCGCAACCTGGTCACGGACTTCCTGTCCGGCGTGTTCATGATCCTTGAGGACCAGTACGGGGTCGGCGACCAGATCGACGTCGGCGTGGCCTCCGGCGAGGTCATCGAGGTCGGTCTGCGGGTGACCAAGCTGCGCGGCGACAACGGCGAGATCTGGTACGTCCGCAACGGCGAGGTCAAGCGGGTCGGCAACCTCTCCCAGGGCTGGGCCACCGCGGGCGTCGACGTCACCGTCCGGCCCTCGGAGGACCTGGACCACGTCAAGGCGGTGCTCAGCCAGGTCGGCGAAACGATGGGCAAGGAAGAGCCCTGGAACGAGATGCTGTGGGGCCCGGTGGAGATCCTGGGCCTGGACAGCCTGCTGCTGGACTCCATGGTCGTGCGGCTGTCGGCGAAGACCATGCCGGGCAAGTCCCTCACCATCGAGCGGGAGCTGCGCTGGCGGATCAAGCGGGCTTTCGACGCGGAGGGCATCCGGATCGTCGGCGGGCTGCCGGCCCAGCCCGACGGGGAGGCGGAGAGCGACCCGACGGCGGGCATGGCACCCCCGTCGGCGTACGCCAGCACGACGTCCCCGCAGTCGGCGGCGGCGTCCCCGCTGACTCCGCCGAGCACCGCGAAGTAG
- a CDS encoding ROK family transcriptional regulator: protein MAGTPRVLRAMNDRAALDLLLEHGTLSRTRIGKLTGLSKPTASQLLARLEAAGLVLATGTSEGRPGPGARLYALNPAAAHAAGLDVTPDRIRAAVADITGRTVGTHEVRAPTRRADRPPVVRQVTDALDGAVKAAGLTRDDIHRLVIGTPGAFDPNTGRLRYASHLPGWHSPTLLGDLAAALPMPVEYENDVNLVAVAEQRLGAARGHDDFVLLWNQEGLGAALVLGGRLHRGWTGGAGEVGFLPVPGAPLVRQVGKAGSGGYQELAGSQALVALAREAGLAAPTGSPAETAAALLASAARHPGDERHQRLLRAYATRLATGLASLVSVLDPELVVLSGTSLTSGGEPLRALVEAELADLAAVRPRLVTGDVTEHPVLRGALESALAATRDEVFDTSR, encoded by the coding sequence ATGGCAGGCACCCCGCGCGTCCTGCGCGCCATGAACGACCGCGCCGCCCTGGACCTCCTCCTGGAGCACGGCACCCTCTCCCGTACCCGCATCGGCAAGCTCACCGGCCTGTCCAAGCCCACCGCCTCCCAGCTCCTCGCCCGCCTGGAGGCCGCCGGACTCGTCCTCGCGACCGGCACCAGCGAGGGCCGCCCCGGCCCCGGCGCCCGGCTCTACGCGCTCAACCCGGCCGCCGCCCACGCCGCCGGCCTCGACGTCACCCCCGACCGCATCCGCGCCGCCGTCGCCGACATCACCGGCCGCACCGTCGGCACGCACGAGGTGCGCGCCCCCACGCGGCGCGCGGACCGCCCGCCCGTCGTACGGCAGGTCACCGACGCCCTCGACGGGGCCGTGAAGGCCGCCGGGCTCACCCGGGACGACATCCACCGGCTGGTGATCGGCACCCCCGGCGCCTTCGACCCGAACACCGGACGCCTGCGGTACGCCTCCCACCTGCCGGGCTGGCACTCCCCCACGCTGCTCGGCGACCTCGCCGCCGCGCTGCCGATGCCGGTCGAGTACGAGAACGACGTCAACCTCGTCGCCGTCGCCGAGCAGCGCCTCGGCGCCGCCCGCGGCCACGACGACTTCGTCCTGCTGTGGAACCAGGAAGGGCTCGGCGCCGCCCTCGTCCTCGGCGGCCGGCTGCACCGCGGCTGGACCGGCGGCGCCGGCGAGGTCGGCTTCCTGCCGGTGCCGGGCGCCCCCCTGGTCCGCCAGGTCGGGAAGGCGGGCAGCGGCGGCTACCAGGAGCTGGCGGGCTCCCAGGCGCTCGTGGCGCTGGCCCGCGAGGCCGGCCTGGCGGCGCCCACCGGATCCCCCGCCGAGACCGCCGCCGCCCTGCTGGCGAGCGCCGCCCGGCACCCCGGCGACGAGCGCCACCAGCGGCTGCTGCGGGCCTACGCGACCCGGCTCGCCACCGGTCTCGCCTCCCTGGTCTCCGTCCTCGACCCGGAACTCGTCGTCCTCAGCGGCACCTCCCTCACCAGCGGCGGGGAGCCGCTGCGCGCCCTGGTCGAGGCCGAACTGGCGGACCTGGCCGCGGTCCGGCCCCGGCTGGTCACCGGCGACGTCACCGAGCACCCCGTCCTGCGCGGCGCCCTGGAGAGCGCCCTCGCGGCCACCCGCGACGAGGTCTTCGACACCTCCCGCTGA
- a CDS encoding 6-phospho-beta-glucosidase, which translates to MKLTVVGGGSTYTPELADGFARLRDTLPVDELVLADPAADRLELVGGLARRIFARQGHPGRIVTTSDLDAAVDGADAVLLQLRVGGQAAREQDETWPLSCGCVGQETTGAGGLAKALRTVPVVLDIAERVRRASPGAWIIDFTNPVGIVTRALLGAGHKAVGLCNVAIGLQRRFAALLGVTPAEVHLDHVGLNHLTWETAVRLHGPGGEDVLPRLLSRHGDAVAADLRLPRALLDRLGVVPSYYLRYYYAHDEVVRELRGKPSRAAEVAAMERELLGLYADPALDTKPDLLARRGGAYYSEAAVDLAAALLRDAGSPHQVVNTYNRGTLPFLPDDAVIEVPAALRAGAAPAPLPVAPVDPLHAGLIANVTAYEHLALDAALHGGRDRVFRALLAHPLIGQYDYADALTDQLIAHNREYLAWA; encoded by the coding sequence ATGAAACTCACCGTGGTCGGCGGCGGTTCGACCTACACGCCCGAACTGGCCGACGGCTTCGCCCGGCTCAGGGACACCCTGCCCGTCGACGAACTCGTCCTGGCCGACCCGGCGGCGGACCGCCTGGAGCTGGTGGGCGGACTCGCCCGGCGCATCTTCGCCCGCCAGGGGCACCCCGGCCGGATCGTCACCACCTCCGACCTCGACGCGGCCGTGGACGGCGCGGACGCGGTCCTCCTCCAGCTGCGCGTCGGCGGCCAGGCGGCCCGCGAACAGGACGAGACCTGGCCGCTGAGCTGCGGCTGCGTCGGCCAGGAGACCACCGGGGCGGGCGGCCTCGCCAAGGCCCTGCGTACCGTCCCGGTGGTCCTGGACATCGCCGAACGCGTCCGCCGCGCCAGCCCCGGGGCGTGGATCATCGACTTCACCAACCCGGTCGGCATCGTCACCCGCGCCCTGCTCGGGGCCGGGCACAAGGCGGTCGGGCTGTGCAACGTGGCGATCGGACTCCAGCGCAGGTTCGCGGCGCTGCTGGGCGTCACCCCCGCCGAGGTCCACCTCGACCACGTCGGCCTCAACCACCTCACCTGGGAGACCGCCGTGCGCCTGCACGGCCCCGGCGGCGAGGACGTACTGCCCCGGCTGCTCAGCCGGCACGGCGACGCCGTCGCCGCCGACCTGCGCCTGCCCCGCGCCCTCCTGGACCGCCTGGGCGTGGTGCCGTCGTACTACCTGCGCTACTACTACGCCCACGACGAGGTCGTACGGGAACTGCGCGGCAAGCCCTCCCGGGCGGCGGAAGTGGCCGCCATGGAACGGGAGCTGCTCGGCCTGTACGCCGACCCGGCCCTGGACACCAAGCCGGACCTGCTCGCCCGGCGCGGCGGCGCGTACTACTCGGAGGCGGCTGTGGACCTGGCGGCGGCCCTGCTGCGCGACGCCGGCAGCCCGCACCAGGTCGTCAACACGTACAACCGGGGCACCCTGCCCTTCCTCCCCGACGACGCGGTGATCGAGGTTCCGGCGGCGCTGCGGGCCGGCGCCGCCCCCGCCCCGCTGCCCGTGGCCCCGGTCGACCCGCTCCACGCGGGCCTGATCGCGAATGTCACCGCGTACGAGCACCTGGCGCTGGACGCCGCCCTGCACGGCGGGCGCGACCGCGTCTTCCGGGCCCTCCTCGCGCACCCCCTGATCGGCCAGTACGACTACGCCGACGCCCTCACCGACCAGCTGATCGCACACAACCGGGAGTACCTGGCGTGGGCCTGA
- a CDS encoding N-acetylglucosamine kinase produces MGLTASVLAVDAGNSKTDVAVVAADGTLLGTARGGGFRPPAVGLDAAMTALAGPVERALAAAGVTSVPHVSACLANADLPVEEETLTAALHARAWGTTTEVRNDTFALLRAGVTEPLGVAVVCGAGINCVGMRPDGRTARFPALGRISGDWGGGWGLSEEAMFHAARAEDGRGAPTLLATALPAHFGLPSMYALIEALHLGRLPQARRHELAPVLFATAASGDRVARSLVDRLADEIVTMAVVALTRLDLLAEETPVVLGGGILAARHPHLDSAVRALLSERAPRAVPQVVTARPVLGAALLGLDRTGAPPDARARLRSHFGC; encoded by the coding sequence GTGGGCCTGACCGCATCCGTCCTCGCCGTCGACGCGGGCAACAGCAAGACCGACGTGGCGGTCGTCGCCGCCGACGGCACCCTTCTCGGCACGGCCCGCGGCGGCGGCTTCCGCCCGCCCGCCGTCGGCCTGGACGCCGCGATGACCGCGCTGGCCGGACCGGTGGAGCGCGCGCTCGCCGCCGCGGGCGTCACCTCCGTCCCCCACGTCTCGGCCTGCCTCGCCAACGCCGACCTCCCCGTCGAGGAGGAGACCCTCACCGCCGCCCTGCACGCCCGCGCGTGGGGCACCACCACCGAGGTCCGCAACGACACCTTCGCCCTGCTGCGCGCCGGAGTCACCGAGCCCCTCGGGGTGGCCGTTGTCTGCGGCGCCGGCATCAACTGCGTCGGCATGCGTCCCGACGGCCGTACCGCCCGCTTCCCCGCACTCGGCCGGATCTCCGGGGACTGGGGCGGCGGCTGGGGGCTGTCCGAGGAGGCCATGTTCCACGCGGCCCGCGCGGAGGACGGCCGCGGCGCTCCCACCCTGCTGGCCACCGCCCTGCCCGCCCACTTCGGCCTGCCCAGCATGTACGCGCTCATCGAGGCCCTGCACCTCGGCCGCCTGCCGCAGGCCCGCCGCCACGAACTCGCCCCCGTCCTCTTCGCCACCGCCGCCTCCGGCGACCGGGTGGCCCGCTCCCTGGTCGACCGTCTCGCCGACGAGATCGTCACCATGGCGGTCGTCGCCCTCACCCGGCTCGACCTGCTGGCCGAGGAGACCCCGGTGGTGCTGGGCGGCGGCATCCTCGCCGCCCGGCATCCGCACCTGGACTCCGCCGTCCGCGCCCTGCTCTCCGAGCGGGCCCCGAGGGCGGTGCCCCAGGTCGTCACGGCCCGCCCGGTCCTGGGCGCGGCGCTGCTGGGCCTGGACCGCACCGGCGCACCGCCGGACGCCCGGGCCCGTCTGCGGAGCCACTTCGGATGCTGA
- a CDS encoding glutamate ABC transporter substrate-binding protein, translating into MYARRVRAGLRGWGGVGAMALLCALAVAFALLLPHTQDQPAAGTGAGGRGGAHGTLAKADACADPEAQSPSPAAVEGPAIAAVKKRGYLSVGVDQNSFRWGYRDPNSTAETVELEGFDIDLARRIARELLGSPDRIRFKAIPTNQRVPAIRSGQVDMVVRTMTITCARLKDVAFSAPYFLTGQQVLAPKSSPVEGYDDTLAGKRLCSAAGSTAYEKLAADRASGNLPASADISTTVPNQLDCLVRLQLGQVDAVVTDSALAASQAAQDPTVELKGERFTTEYYGVAMKKDATDLVRRVNRILEDYRRDGGWKASYDKWLSPTLGRDSESATPPTPRYK; encoded by the coding sequence ATGTACGCACGACGGGTGCGGGCCGGCCTGCGGGGCTGGGGCGGCGTGGGCGCGATGGCCCTGCTCTGCGCCCTGGCGGTGGCCTTCGCCCTGCTGCTGCCGCACACCCAGGACCAGCCGGCCGCCGGCACCGGGGCCGGCGGCCGGGGCGGCGCGCACGGCACCCTCGCGAAGGCCGACGCCTGCGCGGACCCGGAGGCGCAGAGCCCGTCCCCGGCCGCCGTCGAGGGCCCGGCGATCGCGGCCGTCAAGAAGCGCGGCTACCTCTCCGTCGGCGTCGACCAGAACAGCTTCCGCTGGGGCTACCGCGACCCCAACAGCACCGCCGAGACGGTCGAGCTGGAGGGCTTCGACATCGATCTCGCCCGCCGGATCGCCCGGGAGCTGCTCGGCTCCCCCGACCGGATCCGCTTCAAGGCCATCCCCACCAACCAGCGGGTGCCCGCGATCCGCAGCGGCCAGGTCGACATGGTGGTCCGCACCATGACCATCACCTGCGCCCGTCTGAAGGACGTCGCCTTCTCCGCCCCGTACTTCCTCACCGGCCAGCAGGTCCTCGCGCCGAAGTCCTCCCCGGTGGAGGGGTACGACGACACCCTCGCCGGCAAGCGGCTCTGCTCGGCTGCGGGTTCGACGGCGTACGAGAAGCTGGCCGCGGACCGCGCGTCCGGGAACCTGCCCGCCTCCGCGGACATCTCCACCACCGTGCCGAACCAGCTCGACTGCCTCGTCAGGCTGCAACTGGGCCAGGTGGACGCGGTGGTGACGGACAGCGCCCTCGCCGCCAGCCAGGCCGCGCAGGACCCCACGGTGGAGCTGAAGGGCGAGCGCTTCACCACGGAGTACTACGGCGTGGCGATGAAGAAGGACGCCACCGATCTGGTACGCCGGGTCAACCGGATACTGGAGGACTACCGCCGGGACGGCGGGTGGAAGGCGTCGTACGACAAGTGGCTGTCGCCGACGCTGGGTAGGGACTCCGAGTCGGCGACCCCGCCGACGCCGCGTTACAAGTAG
- a CDS encoding serine/threonine-protein kinase — protein sequence MSQAIGQAPRGCQRPGCGGAYEDVGGGELYCDTCGLAPVVSSAGMVGPAPTGVAGGGPGSAGSGSARTGSRGSSRTSSQSSKSRRSVSGRLSRSLSGRPTSRSVSVRSSGSTSTSSGRGRLGVGLVQVPQVPRPDPRAMVLADPEVPERKRFCSRADCGAPVGRARGDRPGRTEGFCTKCGHPYSFVPKLRAGDIVHGQYEVAGCLAHGGLGWIYLAVDRAVSDRWVVLKGLLDTGDQDAMAAAISERRFLAEIEHANIVRIYNFVEHLDLRTGSLDGYIVMEYVGGKSLKEIANARRTPEGRRDPLPVEQACAYGIEALEALGHLHSRNLLYCDFKVDNAIQTEDQLKLIDMGAVRRMDDDESAIYGTVGYQAPEVADVGPSVASDLYTVGRTLAVLTFDFQGYTNVYADSLPDPDTVDVFRRYESFYRLLVRATDPDPARRFASAQEMAEQLTGVLREVVSLQTGRARPALSTLFGPELRVTDSELFPALDGEVSLLGARTATAARSGPGSGPRPPAGTPSLVKPVRTDAAALALPIPRTEPGDPNAGFLAGLLTSAPAELIAALAAVPAQSTETRLRQVRARLESGDTATAHTVLAALEEERPDDWRVVWYRGVAALVTGDHEGAALAFDAIYDAFPGETAPKLALALCAEVLGQPDNAAEYYGLVWSTDPSCVSAAFGLARVQLATGDRRGAVATLESVPEASIHYTAARVAAVRARLRQRTPTGSDVAFLDDLTAAAGQVEALDAYGLDPTRREQLATEVLGSALDWILSGGQGSVPPAAGGRTLLGSGLDERGLRFGLERSYRALARLARGGEERIDLVERANRYRPRTWV from the coding sequence ATGAGTCAGGCGATCGGTCAGGCACCGCGCGGCTGCCAGCGACCGGGCTGCGGCGGCGCGTACGAGGACGTCGGCGGCGGCGAGCTGTACTGCGACACCTGCGGTCTCGCCCCGGTCGTGTCGTCGGCCGGCATGGTCGGTCCGGCGCCGACCGGGGTGGCGGGCGGCGGCCCGGGTTCGGCGGGCAGCGGCAGCGCCCGCACCGGGAGCCGGGGCAGTTCGCGTACGTCGTCGCAGTCGTCGAAGTCCCGGCGCTCGGTGTCCGGACGCCTCTCCCGGTCCCTGTCGGGCCGGCCCACCAGCCGTTCGGTGTCGGTGCGCAGTTCCGGGTCCACGTCAACGTCCAGCGGGCGGGGGCGGCTGGGCGTGGGCCTGGTGCAGGTGCCCCAGGTGCCGCGCCCGGACCCGCGCGCGATGGTGCTCGCCGACCCGGAGGTGCCGGAGCGCAAGCGGTTCTGCTCCCGCGCGGACTGCGGGGCGCCGGTGGGCCGGGCGCGCGGCGACCGCCCCGGCCGCACGGAGGGCTTCTGCACCAAGTGCGGCCACCCGTACTCGTTCGTGCCGAAGCTGCGGGCGGGCGACATCGTGCACGGCCAGTACGAGGTGGCGGGCTGTCTCGCCCACGGCGGCCTGGGCTGGATCTACCTCGCCGTGGACCGCGCGGTCTCCGACCGCTGGGTGGTGCTCAAGGGCCTGCTCGACACCGGCGACCAGGACGCGATGGCGGCGGCGATCTCCGAGCGCCGGTTCCTCGCGGAGATCGAGCACGCCAACATCGTGCGGATCTACAACTTCGTGGAGCACCTGGACCTGCGCACCGGCTCCCTCGACGGCTACATCGTCATGGAGTACGTCGGCGGGAAGTCCCTGAAGGAGATCGCCAACGCCCGCCGCACGCCCGAGGGCCGCCGGGACCCCCTGCCGGTCGAACAGGCCTGCGCGTACGGCATCGAGGCGCTGGAGGCGCTCGGCCACCTGCACAGCCGCAACCTCCTCTACTGCGACTTCAAGGTCGACAACGCCATCCAGACCGAGGACCAGCTCAAGCTGATCGACATGGGCGCGGTGCGCCGCATGGACGACGACGAGTCCGCGATCTACGGCACGGTCGGCTACCAGGCACCCGAGGTCGCGGACGTCGGCCCGTCGGTCGCCTCCGACCTGTACACGGTGGGCCGCACCCTCGCCGTCCTCACCTTCGACTTCCAGGGCTACACCAACGTCTACGCCGACTCCCTGCCCGACCCCGACACCGTCGACGTGTTCCGGCGGTACGAGTCCTTCTACCGCCTCCTGGTCCGCGCCACCGACCCCGACCCGGCCCGCAGGTTCGCCTCCGCGCAGGAGATGGCGGAGCAGCTGACAGGCGTGCTGCGGGAGGTCGTCTCCCTCCAGACCGGGCGGGCCCGCCCCGCCCTGTCCACCCTGTTCGGCCCGGAACTGCGGGTCACGGACTCCGAGTTGTTCCCGGCGCTGGACGGGGAGGTGTCACTGCTGGGGGCGCGGACGGCGACCGCCGCGCGGAGTGGGCCGGGCTCCGGTCCGCGACCGCCCGCCGGTACGCCCTCGTTGGTCAAGCCGGTGCGCACCGACGCCGCCGCGCTCGCGCTGCCCATCCCCCGCACCGAGCCCGGCGACCCCAACGCCGGTTTCCTCGCGGGCCTGCTGACCTCCGCGCCGGCCGAACTGATCGCCGCGCTGGCCGCCGTACCCGCGCAGTCGACGGAGACCAGGCTGCGGCAGGTGCGCGCCCGGCTGGAGAGCGGCGACACGGCGACCGCGCACACCGTCCTCGCCGCGCTGGAGGAGGAACGCCCCGACGACTGGCGGGTGGTCTGGTACCGGGGCGTGGCCGCGCTGGTGACCGGCGACCACGAGGGTGCCGCGCTCGCCTTCGACGCGATCTACGACGCCTTCCCCGGCGAGACGGCCCCGAAGCTCGCCCTCGCCCTGTGCGCGGAGGTGCTGGGCCAGCCGGACAACGCGGCCGAGTACTACGGCCTGGTGTGGTCGACCGACCCGAGCTGTGTGAGCGCCGCCTTCGGGCTGGCCCGCGTCCAGCTCGCCACGGGCGACCGGCGGGGCGCCGTGGCCACGCTGGAGTCCGTCCCGGAGGCCTCCATCCACTACACGGCCGCCCGGGTGGCAGCCGTCCGCGCCCGGCTGCGGCAGCGCACGCCCACCGGCTCCGACGTGGCCTTCCTGGACGATCTGACCGCCGCCGCCGGCCAGGTCGAGGCGCTCGACGCGTACGGTCTCGACCCGACGCGGCGCGAGCAGTTGGCCACGGAAGTGCTCGGCAGCGCCCTGGACTGGATACTCTCCGGGGGCCAGGGTTCCGTCCCTCCCGCCGCCGGAGGACGGACGCTGCTCGGCAGCGGCCTGGACGAACGGGGCCTGCGTTTCGGCCTGGAACGTTCGTACCGCGCGCTGGCCCGGCTGGCGCGGGGCGGCGAGGAGAGGATCGACCTGGTGGAACGTGCCAATCGTTACCGCCCCCGGACGTGGGTGTAG